A DNA window from Syngnathus typhle isolate RoL2023-S1 ecotype Sweden linkage group LG2, RoL_Styp_1.0, whole genome shotgun sequence contains the following coding sequences:
- the stac3 gene encoding SH3 and cysteine-rich domain-containing protein 3, protein MDQEDDKNSVDIHDNPPVPDNVVKEDGDTVYFIYEEEVEVEEKEPEPPPPVIRVNDKPHKFKDHYCKKPKFCDVCARMIVLNNKFALRCKNCKTNIHHACQSYVEFQKCFGKIPPGFRRAYSSPLYSSDQPDSNNPNRNDPVFDTLRVGVIMANKERKKNENDKKNMMMMMEEEEDENQQPKENEDGGEGKPEEKKEKGGEKADDKQKGTFSQSHYYLALYRFKAIEKDDLDFHPGDRITVLDDSNEEWWRGKMGEKSGYFPTNYLIKVRASERVYKVTRSFVGNREMGQITLKKDQIVVKKGDEKGGYLKVSTGRKLGYFPLNLLQEITVI, encoded by the exons ATGGACCA GGAAGATGACAAAAACTCGGTGGATATTCATGACAATCCTCCCGTTCCTGACAATGTTGTGAAGGAGGATGGAGACACG GTATACTTTATATATGAAGAGGAAGTTGAGGTAGAGGAGAAggaaccagaacctcccccacCTGTCATCCGCGTCAATGACAAGCCCCACAAGTTCAAGGACCACTACTGCAAGAAGCCCAAGTTCTGTGATGTCTGCGCTCGCATGATAGTCT TGAACAACAAGTTTGCTCTGAGGTGTAAAAACTGCAAGACCAACATCCACCATGCATGCCAGTCCTATGTGGAGTTCCAGAAGTGCTTTGGCAAAATA CCTCCTGGCTTCAGACGGGCCTACAGTTCCCCTCTGTATAGCAGCGACCAACCCGATTCAA ACAACCCGAATCGGAATGACCCGGTCTTTGACACCTTAAGGGTGGGTGTCATCATGGCCAATAAAGAAcgcaaaaagaatgaaaatgacaagaaaaat atgatgatgatgatggaggaagaggaagatgagaATCAACAACCAAAAGAAAATGAGGATGGAGGAGAAG GCAAGCctgaagagaagaaagagaaaggAGGAGAAAAAGCAGATGACAAG caaaAAGGAACCTTCTCCCAGTCGCACTACTACTTGGCTCTCTACCGCTTCAAGGCCATAGAAAAGGATGATCTGGACTTTCA CCCTGGTGATCGCATCACAGTCCTAGATGACTCCAATGAAGAGTGGTGGCGG GGAAAGATGGGAGAGAAGAGTGGCTATTTCCCTACCAACTACCTCATTAAAGTGCGTGCATCAGAAAGAGTTTACAAGGTCACACGCTCTTTTGTTGGGAACAGAGAGATGGGACAGATCACATTGAAGAAAGACCAG ATTGTAGTGAAGAAAGGAGACGAGAAGGGCGGTTACTTGAAGGTCAGCACTGGACGCAAACTGGGCTACTTCCCCCTCAATCTGCTCCAGGAGATCACTGTGATATAA
- the LOC133150218 gene encoding neurexophilin-2-like, which yields MDVWLCKMVPMGLKLTITCLWLLPSAGRETTNASDFPSQQWRADEGERGAAVGAALKVKHISKHLQIISTKYKSPAHGSLGPYGWPQNFSQALDQHQSKPHSKVPPKAKKILGWGDFYFNVKTLKFSLLVTGKIVDHINGTFSVYFRHNSSHLGNISVSIVPPSKAVGLEVLDPRVPSIQTRNSVLLSDLASHFQSTSSTSPDWHKQQQKQQDLMVTTELNCRIEYQRTNRSKKTKPCMYDPGQTCYSENTQSQAAWICAKPFKVICIFIAFTGTDYRLVQKVCPDRNFQPDQGQQHYG from the exons ATGGATGTTTGGCTGTGCAAGATGGTGCCCATGGGTTTGAAGTTGACCATCACCTGCCTGTGGCTTCTCCCTTCGGCT GGCCGAGAAACAACCAACGCGTCTGACTTTCCAAGCCAACAATGGAGAGCAGATGAAGGAGAAAGAGGAGCTGCTGTCGGAGCGGCGTTGAAGGTGAAGCATATTTCCAAGCACTTACAGATCATCTCCACCAAATACAAATCCCCCGCACACGGATCCCTCGGCCCGTACGGCTGGCCACAGAACTTCTCCCAGGCACTCGATCAACATCAGTCCAAACCTCATTCAAAAGTCCCTCCGAAGGCCAAGAAGATTTTGGGCTGGGGTGACTTTTATTTCAATGTGAAAACATTAAAGTTCAGTCTTCTGGTGACCGGCAAAATCGTGGACCACATCAACGGCACATTCAGTGTCTACTTCCGCCACAACTCTTCTCATTTAGGGAACATATCAGTCAGCATTGTTCCACCTTCTAAAGCTGTTGGCTTGGAGGTTCTGGATCCAAGAGTTCCAAGTATTCAGACCAGGAACTCGGTACTCTTATCAGACCTGGCATCCCACTTTCAGTCCACTAGCTCCACCTCCCCGGACTGGcacaagcagcagcagaagcagcaggacTTAATGGTGACGACTGAACTCAACTGCCGCATAGAGTACCAGAGAACCAACCGGTCCAAAAAGACCAAGCCCTGTATGTATGACCCCGGTCAGACGTGCTACTCAGAAAACACTCAGTCACAGGCAGCATGGATCTGCGCCAAACCTTTTAAGGTGATTTGCATCTTCATCGCCTTCACTGGTACCGATTACAGGCTAGTGCAGAAAGTTTGCCCGGACCGCAACTTTCAGCCAGACCAGGGCCAGCAACACTATGGATGA
- the ndufa4l2a gene encoding NADH dehydrogenase [ubiquinone] 1 alpha subcomplex subunit 4-like 2 gives MIFRTTMKHAKKHPGLIPQFFFICLGMAGASLYLVRLAKGPHVTWNKTNNPEPWNKLDPTYQYKFVAITTDYENLKKDRPEF, from the exons ATGATTTTTCGGACGACGATGAAGCATGCCAAAAAGCACCCTGGC CTAATCCCTCAGTTTTTCTTCATCTGTTTGGGAATGGCCGGTGCTAGTCTATACCTGGTCCGCCTGGCCAAAGGACCTCATGTCAC ctggaataaaaccaataaccctGAGCCCTGGAATAAACTTGACCCGACATATCAGTACAAG TTTGTGGCCATCACCACTGACTATGAAAATCTGAAGAAGGACAGACCTGAATTCTGA